A genomic segment from Thermotoga neapolitana DSM 4359 encodes:
- the hslV gene encoding ATP-dependent protease subunit HslV — translation MKFHGTTILVVRRDGKTVMGGDGQVTFGSTVLKGNARKVRKLGEGRVLAGFAGSVADAMTLFDRFEAKLREWGGNLTKAAVELAKDWRTDRILRRLEALLLVADRENIFIISGNGEVIQPDDDAAAIGSGGPYALAAAKALLRNTDLSAREIVEKAMMIAGEICIYTNQNLVIEEV, via the coding sequence ATGAAATTCCACGGCACGACGATTCTCGTGGTGAGAAGAGATGGGAAAACCGTGATGGGTGGGGACGGACAGGTCACTTTCGGTTCCACCGTGTTGAAAGGAAACGCAAGGAAGGTGAGAAAACTCGGCGAGGGAAGGGTGCTTGCCGGATTTGCGGGATCTGTGGCGGACGCTATGACGCTCTTCGATAGATTCGAGGCAAAGCTGAGGGAATGGGGAGGAAACCTCACAAAAGCAGCGGTTGAACTCGCAAAGGACTGGAGAACGGACAGGATCTTGAGGAGACTGGAGGCTCTGCTTCTGGTGGCCGATAGAGAGAACATCTTCATCATCTCCGGAAACGGTGAGGTCATTCAGCCCGACGACGACGCAGCCGCCATCGGTTCAGGGGGTCCTTACGCTCTTGCCGCCGCAAAGGCTCTGCTCAGAAACACCGATCTTTCCGCAAGGGAGATCGTGGAGAAGGCCATGATGATAGCCGGGGAAATATGTATCTACACGAACCAGAACCTCGTGATAGAAGAAGTCTAG
- a CDS encoding clostripain-related cysteine peptidase, which produces MWIAADNDLEKYVSQDLEEMKENPSWIEVFAMVDYASASDTLYRVESDLVPLETFNEIDSGDPEALSSFLKEYRGNDLSFLVIWNHGDWWRGEAQVKTKGVAYDVKNSDFLSVKEIKNVLKNSPVTILGFDACLMGTFEILWEFKDCAEYIVTSSKEIPEEGWDYTALRGVTDLPSLLSRVVQKYYEGYGEDFSLSVWDTSRLDEIMYWLNRVSQYMMEKEISPWSFTVERRKAEGVFTELIELGSFAEALYGSSDDTLRYYGEKLHGAIVSARIYGTPEGYRDLLIYLPENMKNPEYWDDFSALSDFITDSFWDDLISYWRDRD; this is translated from the coding sequence GTGTGGATAGCCGCAGACAACGATCTGGAAAAATACGTATCTCAGGACCTGGAGGAGATGAAAGAAAACCCATCTTGGATAGAAGTTTTCGCTATGGTCGATTATGCGTCCGCTTCTGATACCCTGTACCGTGTGGAAAGTGATCTGGTACCTCTGGAAACGTTCAACGAGATAGATTCCGGTGATCCAGAGGCTCTTTCTTCCTTTCTGAAAGAGTACCGGGGAAACGATCTTTCCTTCCTTGTGATCTGGAATCACGGTGACTGGTGGCGTGGTGAAGCCCAGGTGAAGACGAAGGGTGTGGCTTACGATGTAAAAAACTCAGATTTTCTCTCGGTGAAAGAGATAAAGAACGTTTTAAAAAACTCTCCTGTCACGATACTTGGCTTTGATGCCTGTCTGATGGGAACTTTCGAGATCCTGTGGGAATTCAAAGACTGTGCAGAGTACATTGTGACCTCCTCCAAGGAGATTCCAGAAGAGGGCTGGGACTACACCGCATTGAGGGGGGTAACAGATCTTCCTTCGCTTCTTTCCAGAGTCGTTCAAAAATATTACGAGGGTTACGGGGAAGATTTTTCTTTGAGCGTCTGGGACACCTCGAGGCTGGATGAAATCATGTACTGGCTGAACAGAGTTTCTCAGTACATGATGGAAAAGGAGATCTCGCCGTGGAGTTTCACCGTTGAAAGAAGAAAAGCAGAAGGTGTTTTCACCGAACTCATAGAACTTGGAAGTTTTGCAGAAGCACTCTACGGGTCTTCAGACGATACCCTCAGATATTATGGGGAAAAGCTTCATGGTGCCATCGTTTCTGCCAGAATCTACGGAACACCGGAAGGCTACAGAGATCTTCTCATCTATCTGCCGGAGAACATGAAAAACCCTGAGTACTGGGATGATTTTTCCGCACTGAGTGACTTCATAACAGACAGTTTTTGGGACGATCTCATTTCGTACTGGAGGGATAGAGATTGA
- a CDS encoding class I SAM-dependent methyltransferase, translating to MKRFVVTTSHKPDREQVMKARELAEKLGTIYVPRKRLKEVEVDFYYVVEKNKISIKWPGGEFFFHPSSAILRMRNIRSGQRDYLIETLQPEGNEVVLDTTFGLGSEAILMAAFLPEGKVIGLEGSIHIYTVVKHGMENFETDIKWLKEALKRIELYHADFKEYIRKQPDNSFDVVYCDPMFENPVYESSAMNPLRPFAVYDTVNEDDVKEMLRIARKKVILKSHIKDSLFKRIRVDELKGSRKSGVMYGVIYKR from the coding sequence GTGAAGCGATTCGTGGTTACAACGTCCCACAAACCGGACAGAGAACAGGTGATGAAGGCCAGGGAACTCGCTGAAAAACTCGGAACGATCTACGTTCCAAGAAAACGTTTGAAGGAAGTAGAGGTGGACTTCTATTATGTGGTGGAAAAGAACAAGATTTCGATAAAATGGCCTGGTGGGGAGTTCTTCTTTCATCCTTCTTCTGCCATTCTTCGCATGAGGAACATAAGGAGTGGACAAAGAGACTATCTGATAGAGACCCTCCAGCCAGAGGGGAACGAAGTGGTTCTGGACACGACCTTCGGACTTGGAAGTGAGGCCATTCTCATGGCAGCCTTCCTTCCCGAGGGAAAGGTAATTGGCCTTGAGGGGTCGATTCATATATACACCGTGGTGAAACACGGTATGGAGAATTTCGAAACGGATATAAAATGGCTGAAAGAGGCCTTGAAAAGGATCGAACTCTATCACGCGGATTTCAAAGAATACATCAGAAAGCAACCCGATAACTCCTTCGATGTGGTCTACTGCGATCCTATGTTCGAAAATCCGGTGTACGAGTCTTCCGCCATGAACCCGTTAAGACCCTTTGCGGTGTACGACACGGTGAACGAGGACGACGTGAAGGAGATGCTCAGAATCGCCAGAAAGAAGGTCATACTGAAAAGCCACATCAAGGACTCACTCTTCAAAAGGATCAGAGTGGATGAGCTGAAGGGTTCCAGAAAAAGCGGGGTGATGTACGGGGTGATCTACAAGCGATGA
- a CDS encoding DUF4234 domain-containing protein — protein sequence MSTNLAWIGVIFSIASTVLLVKYYGEILAGRQVHVFGLTALFLSMISSLSLFVVYRQWTVLLNENALKTQRLAESHGFDLKGVLLVPNWTYFTFVLFWFLSFLFPEVWLFSLLQVVFFVTFLHFLFEAARHLQEEKVRLYRVLFDVEFRPIIKERNVLTVLLLTLITFGVYWLYLIVELSKEINEFLDADERTMKNLEVKP from the coding sequence GTGAGCACGAACCTTGCCTGGATAGGTGTGATCTTTTCGATCGCAAGCACCGTGCTGCTGGTAAAATATTACGGGGAAATCCTCGCCGGAAGGCAAGTTCACGTCTTCGGTCTCACGGCACTTTTTCTCTCGATGATTTCTTCTCTTTCTCTTTTTGTTGTCTACAGGCAGTGGACGGTCTTGCTGAACGAAAACGCTTTGAAAACGCAAAGGCTGGCGGAAAGCCACGGTTTTGATCTGAAAGGAGTACTGCTGGTTCCAAACTGGACGTATTTCACCTTCGTTCTTTTCTGGTTTCTTTCCTTTCTTTTTCCGGAGGTGTGGCTGTTTTCGCTTCTTCAGGTGGTGTTCTTTGTAACCTTTCTGCACTTTCTTTTCGAAGCAGCCAGGCACCTTCAGGAGGAAAAAGTACGTCTTTACCGTGTGCTGTTCGATGTAGAGTTTCGGCCCATCATAAAGGAAAGAAACGTTCTAACTGTTCTTCTGCTCACTTTGATCACATTCGGCGTGTACTGGCTGTATCTGATCGTTGAACTTTCAAAGGAAATCAACGAATTTCTCGATGCCGACGAGAGAACCATGAAGAATCTGGAGGTGAAACCGTGA
- a CDS encoding DUF6485 family protein has protein sequence MKACPNKERNLSYCNCSYPGCPRKGICCECMHYHRQHGELPACYFPNDAERTWDRSIEHFKKVV, from the coding sequence GTGAAGGCCTGTCCGAACAAGGAAAGGAACCTCTCCTACTGCAACTGTTCATATCCTGGCTGTCCGAGGAAGGGTATCTGCTGTGAGTGTATGCACTACCACAGACAGCACGGAGAACTTCCGGCGTGCTATTTCCCGAACGACGCGGAAAGAACCTGGGACAGGTCCATCGAGCATTTCAAAAAGGTGGTGTGA
- the mnmA gene encoding tRNA 2-thiouridine(34) synthase MnmA, with protein sequence MKVGVALSGGVDSAVALYLLLKEGHEVKAFHMKTKEDEFFLKKEIKKKVCCSPSDTADAIRIARSLGVEIEIVDVREVFREKVIEPFKRDLLRGLTPNPCVHCNRYVKFGYFMDYVLSQGFDAFASGHYARVEFSGKYGKKVIKKGVDGKKDQSYFLARIEPWRIEKLLFPNGIYTKEEIRRIAEEAGIHVAKKQESQDVCFIPDGSIENFLKDEGITLSEGKVITEKGEVVGHHRGYPLYTVGQRKGLKIEKFGERLYVREKIPESNVVVVSGLEGVFFSGLIAVDPVWHVDLPEEFRCVCRVRKKAEEAPAIVRVKNSEVEVRFEKKIFAVTPGQIAAFYDEDTLLGGAIIKEGIP encoded by the coding sequence TTGAAAGTAGGTGTGGCTCTGAGTGGCGGCGTGGACAGTGCTGTTGCCCTGTATCTTCTTCTCAAAGAAGGACACGAGGTGAAGGCATTCCACATGAAAACAAAAGAAGACGAGTTCTTCCTGAAAAAAGAGATAAAAAAGAAGGTCTGTTGCAGTCCCTCTGACACAGCCGATGCGATAAGGATCGCTCGCTCTCTGGGCGTGGAAATAGAGATCGTCGATGTGAGAGAAGTCTTCAGAGAAAAGGTCATAGAACCTTTCAAGAGGGATCTGCTCAGAGGACTCACTCCCAATCCCTGCGTCCATTGCAACAGGTATGTGAAGTTTGGATACTTCATGGACTACGTACTTTCGCAAGGATTCGACGCTTTCGCAAGCGGGCATTATGCGCGTGTTGAGTTCAGTGGCAAATACGGAAAAAAGGTAATAAAGAAGGGCGTGGACGGAAAAAAAGATCAATCGTATTTCCTTGCCAGGATAGAACCCTGGAGGATAGAGAAACTTCTCTTTCCAAACGGCATCTACACGAAGGAAGAGATCAGGAGAATCGCAGAAGAGGCCGGTATACACGTGGCAAAGAAACAGGAAAGCCAGGACGTGTGTTTCATACCGGATGGAAGCATCGAAAACTTTCTGAAAGATGAAGGAATAACCCTTTCAGAAGGAAAGGTGATCACAGAAAAAGGCGAAGTCGTCGGACACCACAGAGGTTATCCACTCTACACGGTCGGCCAGAGGAAAGGACTGAAGATAGAAAAGTTCGGTGAAAGACTTTACGTGAGAGAGAAGATACCAGAAAGCAACGTCGTTGTGGTCTCTGGTCTGGAAGGTGTTTTCTTCTCTGGACTGATCGCCGTCGATCCCGTATGGCACGTCGATCTTCCGGAAGAGTTCAGATGTGTCTGCAGGGTGAGAAAGAAAGCAGAGGAGGCACCGGCGATCGTCAGGGTGAAAAATTCTGAAGTGGAAGTTCGATTTGAAAAGAAGATATTTGCAGTGACACCAGGTCAGATCGCTGCCTTCTACGACGAAGACACACTCCTTGGAGGAGCGATCATAAAGGAGGGAATCCCATGA
- a CDS encoding TIGR01212 family radical SAM protein (This family includes YhcC from E. coli K-12, an uncharacterized radical SAM protein.) — protein sequence MRYRKLSDHLKERYGERVQRIVIFGGFSCPNRDGTKGTGGCIYCDATGSGFTTLMKLPIREQVLRMKERYEKRGIRKFIAYFQAFSNTYASIDELRKKYEEALVDDSIVQLSVSTRPDLVPEEVLDLLEEFKRKVDVSVELGLQTANYRTLRKINRGHTLAEFVDAAVRVKRRGMELVVHVILNLPWDDMEDVVETAKLLSALDVDGVKLHSLYVVEGTKLAEMYRKGEIEICSLEEYIERVITFLEYLSPKVVVHRLVADPPKEGTIFANWGKSKIEIINMIEKELERRDTYQGKRFDYLNR from the coding sequence GTGCGCTACAGAAAACTCAGCGATCATCTGAAGGAAAGGTATGGCGAGAGGGTTCAGAGAATAGTCATCTTCGGGGGATTTTCCTGCCCCAACAGGGATGGAACGAAGGGAACGGGAGGGTGTATCTACTGTGATGCCACGGGAAGCGGTTTCACCACACTCATGAAACTACCCATCAGAGAACAGGTGCTCAGAATGAAGGAAAGGTATGAAAAGAGGGGAATCAGAAAGTTCATCGCTTACTTTCAGGCGTTCAGCAACACGTACGCTTCCATCGATGAACTCAGAAAAAAGTACGAGGAAGCCCTGGTGGATGACAGCATAGTTCAGCTCTCCGTCTCCACAAGGCCCGATCTTGTTCCCGAAGAAGTGCTGGATCTTCTGGAGGAGTTCAAAAGGAAAGTGGACGTTTCCGTTGAACTGGGCCTTCAGACGGCAAATTACAGGACCCTCAGAAAGATCAACAGGGGACACACACTCGCAGAGTTCGTGGATGCTGCTGTCAGGGTGAAGAGAAGGGGAATGGAACTTGTGGTCCACGTGATACTGAACCTGCCGTGGGACGACATGGAAGATGTGGTGGAAACGGCGAAACTTCTTTCGGCTCTCGATGTTGACGGTGTGAAACTTCACTCCCTTTACGTGGTAGAGGGAACCAAACTCGCTGAGATGTACCGGAAGGGAGAGATAGAGATCTGCAGTCTCGAAGAGTACATAGAAAGGGTGATCACCTTCTTGGAGTACCTGTCACCGAAGGTGGTCGTTCACAGACTGGTCGCCGATCCACCGAAAGAAGGCACGATATTTGCAAACTGGGGAAAGAGCAAGATAGAGATCATCAACATGATAGAAAAGGAACTCGAAAGGAGAGATACTTATCAAGGCAAAAGGTTCGATTATCTTAACAGGTAG
- the hslU gene encoding ATP-dependent protease ATPase subunit HslU: MKSFDEMTPKEIVRELDKYIVGQTEAKKAVAIAVRNRIRRQKLPEEWRKEVLPKNILMIGPTGVGKTEIARRLAQLSGSPFLKVEATRFTEVGYVGKNVDSMIRDLVEISVNMVKQEKMKEVEERAKELVEERILDALVPESRAVPAITNPFINLITGGQQQQYTPEDRRRFRAKREEMRERLRRGELEDEEIEVEIEETASPFMGIFGPGMEDLGIEISNMFSGMLPKRKKKRKMKVSEARKVLLPMEAEKLIDMDKVIQEALDRAQNRGIIFIDEIDKIAGKESASGPDVSRQGVQRDLLPIVEGTTIMTKYGPVRTDYILFIAAGAFHVSRPSDLIPELQGRFPIRVELSPLTEEDFVRILKEPENAIIKQYQALLSTEGVELVFTEDGIREMARIAYQLNQRLENIGARRLYTVAEKVLEEISFEAPDIPEKKVVIDAEYVRKRLERIVQDEDLSAYIL, translated from the coding sequence ATGAAGAGTTTTGATGAGATGACACCGAAAGAAATCGTTCGGGAACTCGATAAATACATCGTTGGCCAGACGGAAGCAAAGAAAGCGGTTGCGATTGCTGTTCGAAACAGAATAAGAAGGCAGAAACTCCCTGAAGAATGGAGAAAAGAAGTCCTTCCAAAGAACATTCTGATGATCGGGCCCACCGGTGTGGGAAAAACGGAGATCGCTCGAAGACTGGCTCAACTCTCAGGTTCTCCATTCTTGAAGGTTGAAGCAACGAGATTCACAGAAGTTGGGTACGTGGGAAAAAACGTGGATTCCATGATAAGAGACCTCGTTGAGATCAGTGTCAACATGGTGAAACAGGAGAAGATGAAAGAAGTAGAAGAACGGGCGAAAGAACTGGTGGAAGAAAGGATTCTCGATGCCCTCGTCCCGGAATCCAGGGCCGTTCCAGCGATCACGAATCCTTTCATAAACCTGATCACGGGAGGCCAGCAGCAACAGTACACACCGGAGGACAGGCGAAGGTTCAGGGCGAAAAGAGAAGAGATGCGAGAAAGACTCAGAAGGGGAGAACTGGAAGACGAAGAGATAGAAGTGGAAATCGAAGAAACGGCTTCTCCCTTCATGGGGATATTCGGACCGGGCATGGAGGATCTGGGAATAGAGATATCGAACATGTTCAGCGGAATGCTTCCAAAGAGAAAAAAGAAGAGAAAAATGAAGGTTTCAGAGGCGAGAAAGGTTCTCCTTCCCATGGAAGCAGAAAAACTCATTGACATGGATAAGGTGATACAGGAGGCCCTCGACAGAGCTCAGAACAGGGGTATCATATTCATAGACGAAATAGACAAGATAGCAGGGAAGGAAAGCGCTTCGGGTCCAGACGTTTCCAGGCAGGGTGTTCAGAGAGATCTGCTTCCGATCGTGGAAGGCACCACGATCATGACGAAGTACGGACCCGTGAGGACGGACTACATACTCTTCATAGCGGCAGGGGCCTTTCACGTTTCAAGGCCATCCGATCTCATTCCAGAACTTCAAGGACGCTTCCCGATACGTGTGGAGCTTTCACCACTGACCGAAGAAGATTTCGTGAGAATACTGAAAGAACCCGAAAACGCTATCATAAAACAGTACCAGGCGCTGCTTTCAACGGAAGGTGTAGAACTCGTCTTCACCGAAGACGGTATCAGAGAGATGGCGCGCATTGCCTACCAGCTCAATCAGAGACTGGAAAATATCGGTGCAAGAAGACTCTACACGGTGGCAGAGAAGGTCCTTGAGGAGATCTCCTTCGAAGCACCGGATATTCCAGAAAAGAAAGTGGTGATAGACGCAGAGTACGTGAGAAAAAGACTCGAAAGAATCGTCCAGGACGAAGACCTGAGTGCATACATACTGTGA
- a CDS encoding proline--tRNA ligase: MRMKQLYAPTLKETPSDVETVSHEYLLRGGFIRKVAAGIYTYLPLGRRVLLKIENIVREEMNRIGAQEILMPILQPAELWKRSGRWDDYGPEMMKLKDRHERDFTLGPTHEEIVTDLVKNELRSYRQLPLVVYQVANKYRDEIRPRFGLLRAREFIMKDAYSFHSSWESLDETYELFKEAYSRIMERLGVKYMVIEAETGAIGGNASHEFVVPAKIGETNVLYCEKCGYQASDEKAEYRGEYPVEEEEEKPLEKVPTPGVRTIEEVSQFLGVPPSKIVKSLLFVGRDGYVMALIRGDLELNEAKLKSHLKDQSLRLATPEEVLKDFGVPIGFIGPIGTNVKKVADHSIKGLKNFVVGGMEKDTHYVNANHPRDFKVDEWCDLRTVVEGDPCPVCGEPLRATKGIELGHIFKLGTKYSEAMEAYFMDENGEMKPFIMGCYGWGVSRTMAAVVEHFHDENGMIWPLSIAPYTVIVDILNMNDPDQKRVGEEIYRALLEKGEEVVLDDREVSPGFKFKDADLIGFPIRINVGRSLKDGVIELKKRYSKELVKVSIQNGLGSLFEALNRMKAEYDPREAIE, from the coding sequence TTGCGAATGAAACAGCTGTACGCCCCAACGCTCAAGGAAACTCCTTCTGACGTGGAAACGGTGAGCCATGAGTACCTTCTGCGCGGTGGATTCATAAGAAAGGTGGCCGCCGGGATATACACCTACCTGCCACTGGGAAGAAGGGTTCTTCTCAAGATAGAGAACATCGTACGCGAAGAAATGAACAGAATAGGTGCACAGGAGATCCTCATGCCCATTCTCCAGCCCGCCGAGTTATGGAAGAGGTCCGGCAGATGGGACGACTACGGTCCTGAGATGATGAAACTCAAGGACAGACACGAAAGAGACTTCACACTCGGACCCACACACGAAGAGATCGTGACAGACCTTGTGAAGAACGAACTTCGCTCCTACAGACAGCTTCCCCTCGTTGTCTATCAAGTAGCGAACAAGTACAGGGATGAGATCAGGCCCAGGTTTGGCCTTCTCAGAGCAAGAGAGTTCATAATGAAAGACGCCTACAGTTTCCACTCCAGCTGGGAATCGCTGGACGAGACCTACGAATTGTTCAAAGAGGCTTACTCGAGGATAATGGAAAGACTCGGTGTGAAGTACATGGTCATAGAGGCAGAAACGGGTGCCATCGGCGGAAACGCTTCTCATGAGTTCGTCGTTCCCGCAAAGATCGGAGAGACGAACGTGCTCTACTGCGAAAAATGTGGTTACCAGGCAAGCGATGAAAAAGCCGAGTACAGGGGAGAATACCCCGTCGAGGAAGAGGAAGAAAAACCCCTGGAAAAGGTTCCTACCCCCGGAGTGAGGACGATAGAAGAAGTTTCACAGTTCCTTGGAGTTCCTCCATCGAAGATAGTGAAGTCCCTTCTGTTCGTGGGAAGAGATGGGTACGTGATGGCTCTCATAAGAGGTGATCTGGAGCTGAACGAGGCAAAGCTCAAATCCCACCTGAAAGACCAGTCTTTGAGGCTTGCCACTCCTGAGGAGGTCCTGAAAGACTTCGGTGTTCCCATCGGATTCATCGGCCCCATCGGCACGAACGTGAAGAAGGTGGCAGATCACAGCATCAAAGGTCTGAAGAACTTCGTCGTGGGTGGTATGGAAAAAGACACACACTACGTCAATGCAAACCACCCGAGGGACTTCAAAGTTGATGAGTGGTGCGATCTGAGAACCGTTGTGGAGGGTGATCCCTGCCCCGTGTGCGGTGAACCCCTCAGAGCCACAAAAGGAATAGAACTCGGCCACATCTTCAAACTTGGAACGAAATACTCTGAAGCGATGGAAGCCTACTTCATGGACGAAAACGGTGAGATGAAACCCTTCATCATGGGATGCTACGGCTGGGGTGTTTCCAGAACGATGGCGGCGGTTGTGGAACACTTCCACGACGAAAACGGTATGATCTGGCCCCTGTCCATAGCACCGTACACGGTCATCGTCGATATCCTGAACATGAACGATCCAGATCAAAAGCGTGTCGGAGAGGAGATCTACAGGGCTCTTCTGGAAAAGGGTGAAGAGGTTGTCCTCGACGACCGCGAGGTTTCACCGGGATTCAAATTCAAGGACGCGGATCTCATCGGTTTTCCCATAAGGATAAACGTGGGAAGATCCCTGAAAGACGGTGTGATCGAGTTGAAGAAGCGCTACTCAAAAGAGCTCGTAAAAGTGAGCATTCAAAATGGTCTTGGCTCGCTTTTTGAGGCTCTGAACAGAATGAAGGCAGAATACGATCCTAGGGAGGCTATCGAGTGA
- a CDS encoding GAF domain-containing protein, whose protein sequence is MRSIVQNKTEECLEILRWDKTKWIDFWKELRKKFGPIIPNYEKKLELDEEKIKEILWNTERRELDRFKWEWLDISRNKKVECAEALSEREEFLDLKREDFSVFLMSLLGISDWVVVDGEREKIVIVDVFSLWRKGLLKELSLATLQAVIEFRKGKEKGNYPRKKEYFDSLMKEIEKILERGKDALGDLCGFLRNHVSYYDWVGFYFVEDGKLKLGPFVGEPTEHVEIPFGVGICGQAAEREKTFVVQDVSKETNYLSCSPKTKAEIVVPIFKDGRIIGELDIDSHSFSPFSEEDRRFLEKVCELVSKVV, encoded by the coding sequence ATGAGGAGCATCGTGCAGAACAAAACTGAAGAGTGCCTTGAAATTCTGAGATGGGACAAAACAAAGTGGATAGACTTCTGGAAAGAACTCAGAAAGAAGTTCGGTCCGATAATACCGAACTACGAGAAAAAACTCGAACTGGACGAGGAAAAGATAAAGGAGATCCTCTGGAACACGGAAAGAAGAGAACTCGACCGGTTCAAATGGGAATGGCTGGACATCTCAAGAAACAAGAAGGTGGAGTGTGCTGAAGCACTTTCTGAAAGAGAAGAGTTTCTTGATTTGAAAAGAGAAGACTTCTCCGTGTTTCTCATGTCACTTCTTGGTATCTCAGACTGGGTCGTCGTGGACGGTGAGAGAGAAAAGATCGTGATCGTGGACGTTTTCTCCCTCTGGAGGAAGGGCCTTCTCAAAGAACTTTCACTCGCCACCCTTCAGGCGGTGATAGAGTTTCGAAAAGGCAAAGAGAAAGGAAATTACCCGCGAAAGAAAGAGTACTTCGATTCACTGATGAAGGAGATCGAGAAAATCCTGGAAAGAGGAAAAGACGCCCTTGGAGATCTCTGTGGATTTTTGAGAAACCACGTTTCTTACTACGACTGGGTTGGTTTTTACTTCGTCGAAGACGGAAAACTGAAACTCGGTCCTTTTGTGGGAGAGCCCACAGAACACGTTGAGATACCCTTCGGTGTTGGAATCTGTGGCCAGGCCGCCGAAAGAGAAAAGACCTTCGTTGTCCAGGATGTCAGCAAAGAGACGAACTACCTCTCCTGCAGCCCGAAAACGAAGGCAGAAATCGTCGTTCCCATATTCAAAGACGGAAGGATCATCGGAGAACTCGATATAGATTCACACAGCTTTTCTCCGTTTTCCGAGGAAGACAGGAGGTTCCTTGAAAAGGTGTGTGAACTTGTTTCAAAGGTGGTGTGA